The following coding sequences lie in one Heteronotia binoei isolate CCM8104 ecotype False Entrance Well chromosome 6, APGP_CSIRO_Hbin_v1, whole genome shotgun sequence genomic window:
- the WBP1L gene encoding WW domain binding protein 1-like isoform X1 yields MERRLFGAMAVLLFQALPEGLPASVEIAQDKETCIGINNQSYICETGHCCGQSQCCNYYYELWWFWLVWTIIIILSCCCVCHHRRAKHRLQAQQRQHEINLIAYREAHNYSTLPFYFRFLPNYLLPPYEEVVNRPPTPPPPYSALHQQCIPPGSGSAATDMRNLQPAQTGSLTAAGSNNGTLDSAASSSIGGLESSTPLVERSPTKETSGEPSGAGLGEMADRLSCSDKEPECKEELLKDYNSESLDQNSAFSDAKDKTPGRHRRFTGDSGIEICICNQDHHDGDLKELNGFLDDGPVDFCDSCSRRPLHGDEEDGLFSASDEQHQEHSHQHLPRQPVCLLLNTINEQDSPNSHANTSPS; encoded by the exons gACAAAGAAACCTGCATAGGAATCAACAATCAGAGTTATATCTGTGAAACGGGCCATTGCTGTGGACAGTCTCAGTGCTGCAATTATTATTATGAACTCTGGT GGTTCTGGCTAGTGTGGACGATCATCATTATACTGAGCTGCTGTTGTGTCTGCCATCATCGACGCGCCAAACACAGACTCCAAGCACAGCAGAGGCAGCACGAAATTAACCTGATTGCCTATCGCGAAGCTCATAACTACTCCACCCTGCCATTTTATTTCC GATTTTTGCCAAATTATTTACTACCTCCCTATGAGGAAGTAGTGAATCGACCTCCGACCCCTCCCCCACCATATAGTGCCTTACATCAGCAATGCATCCCGCCTGGCAGTGGCAGTGCAGCAACAGACATGAGAAACCTCCAGCCAGCCCAGACAGGCTCTCTGACCGCAGCAGGAAGCAATAATGGAACCCTAGACAGTGCTGCATCCTCCAGCATCGGGGGTCTGGAATCCTCTACTCCACTAGTTGAGCGATCACCCACCAAAGAAACAAGTGGAGAGCCAAGTGGTGCGGGATTAGGAGAGATGGCTGACCGGTTGTCCTGTTCTGATAAGGAGCCAGAGTGCAAGGAGGAACTGCTTAAGGATTACAACTCTGAAAGCTTAGACCAGAACAGCGCCTTCTCTGATGCAAAGGACAAGACACCTGGCAGGCACCGACGGTTCACAGGTGACTCAGGCATTGAAATCTGCATCTGTAACCAGGACCACCATGATGGTGATCTCAAGGAGCTGAATGGGTTCCTTGACGATGGACCCGTGGACTTCTGTGATAGCTGCAGTCGCCGCCCTCTGCATGGAGATGAGGAAGATGGGCTTTTCAGTGCCTCTGATGAGCAGCACCAAGAGCATAGCCACCAACACCTCCCGCGGCAGCCGGTGTGTCTGCTTCTGAACACCATAAATGAGCAGGACTCCCCAAACTCTCATGCCAACACATCCCCCAGCTAA
- the WBP1L gene encoding WW domain binding protein 1-like isoform X2 produces the protein MPFLLGLRQDKETCIGINNQSYICETGHCCGQSQCCNYYYELWWFWLVWTIIIILSCCCVCHHRRAKHRLQAQQRQHEINLIAYREAHNYSTLPFYFRFLPNYLLPPYEEVVNRPPTPPPPYSALHQQCIPPGSGSAATDMRNLQPAQTGSLTAAGSNNGTLDSAASSSIGGLESSTPLVERSPTKETSGEPSGAGLGEMADRLSCSDKEPECKEELLKDYNSESLDQNSAFSDAKDKTPGRHRRFTGDSGIEICICNQDHHDGDLKELNGFLDDGPVDFCDSCSRRPLHGDEEDGLFSASDEQHQEHSHQHLPRQPVCLLLNTINEQDSPNSHANTSPS, from the exons gACAAAGAAACCTGCATAGGAATCAACAATCAGAGTTATATCTGTGAAACGGGCCATTGCTGTGGACAGTCTCAGTGCTGCAATTATTATTATGAACTCTGGT GGTTCTGGCTAGTGTGGACGATCATCATTATACTGAGCTGCTGTTGTGTCTGCCATCATCGACGCGCCAAACACAGACTCCAAGCACAGCAGAGGCAGCACGAAATTAACCTGATTGCCTATCGCGAAGCTCATAACTACTCCACCCTGCCATTTTATTTCC GATTTTTGCCAAATTATTTACTACCTCCCTATGAGGAAGTAGTGAATCGACCTCCGACCCCTCCCCCACCATATAGTGCCTTACATCAGCAATGCATCCCGCCTGGCAGTGGCAGTGCAGCAACAGACATGAGAAACCTCCAGCCAGCCCAGACAGGCTCTCTGACCGCAGCAGGAAGCAATAATGGAACCCTAGACAGTGCTGCATCCTCCAGCATCGGGGGTCTGGAATCCTCTACTCCACTAGTTGAGCGATCACCCACCAAAGAAACAAGTGGAGAGCCAAGTGGTGCGGGATTAGGAGAGATGGCTGACCGGTTGTCCTGTTCTGATAAGGAGCCAGAGTGCAAGGAGGAACTGCTTAAGGATTACAACTCTGAAAGCTTAGACCAGAACAGCGCCTTCTCTGATGCAAAGGACAAGACACCTGGCAGGCACCGACGGTTCACAGGTGACTCAGGCATTGAAATCTGCATCTGTAACCAGGACCACCATGATGGTGATCTCAAGGAGCTGAATGGGTTCCTTGACGATGGACCCGTGGACTTCTGTGATAGCTGCAGTCGCCGCCCTCTGCATGGAGATGAGGAAGATGGGCTTTTCAGTGCCTCTGATGAGCAGCACCAAGAGCATAGCCACCAACACCTCCCGCGGCAGCCGGTGTGTCTGCTTCTGAACACCATAAATGAGCAGGACTCCCCAAACTCTCATGCCAACACATCCCCCAGCTAA